TGCAAATATTAAGTCACACTCGGCACAATTTGGGGCATATGTGCGACCAAAACAGTTGCACCCTGAAGCCCTGCCTAACAAATCTGGCACGAAAACCTCAGACGAGGTTATTTCGCTAGAAAACGGCACAGCTGTAAatcacatctgtctgtgtgagaggcTTACTGCAGCACTGGGGCAGCTACATGTTTCCGTGGCTGAGGCCAGAGATGCTGAGTACACAGTCACTGTTGCCTGGgtgtttcatcagttttatgGCAGAGTGGCAAAGAAGAAGCCACCATTGAAAATGCTTACTTTACATCTGGCGTAGTGAAAATTGGCGTATACTCAGCAGCCCATGCAGACTGACACAGCTTGAGGAGTTTCACATGGGCAACTGAGAATAACTGACTTTGAAAGATAATTATAGACTCAAAGGTTACTCGACGAAACACTGACTGGAAGAGGGTGGATACTTACGCAatcctttattgttttatatctGCTGACTTTGACATGACATTGaattcttttttatttggtgAGTGCGGGAAATCCCATTCACACCAACCGTGATTTAAAGTTGTTAAACTAGAAACGATTCCAAGAGGGTGAATCGTTTTCATTcttacttttgttttcactgtgtcaTAGAGCCTCACACGGATAGATAGGCTGGTGTAACATGATCACCTAATGCGACAAGCCTCCATCAGGATAAAGAAAATACCCGCTACTGATATTAATGACACTCAAATCTGtgctaattttttttgtttccaggatGAGATGGAGGTGAATGGGTCCAGTGATGCCTCGGCCATGAGGAGCGTGTGCGCGAGGGCGGGCTGCAACAATCCGGCCATAGAGAGCGACGACTGGGACAAAGAGTACTGCAGCAACGAGTGTGTGGCCACTCACTGCAGGTGTGTACAGGTTTGAAACATGCACATGCTTACCTTTATGCTTCAAGAGAACCTTTCTGAActtgcattttctgtttttcagagatATATTCATGGCGTGGTGCTCTATCAGGAATCAGAGCATGGGAACAGTGAAATAAGAACAGCAAACACTTGTTTCTCCACAAAGAGCGAGTGTATACAGATGAAGGACAGATGCTTCACACTGCAGTGTCAGTTctctcattgttttctttttttacatgtacTGTAGGTTTGGACAGTTGCTGTTTAGGACAATAAacaacatgttgtgttgttaaatTAGGACAGCCACAAAGACAAATATTCTACAGTGTTAGATTATGTACGCAACTTTTATTCAGGCACCAAGAGACGTCAAGGCAGCTAGAGAAAAGATCAGCAAAACGAAGCAATTCAGTTGGTCAAGATAATGGTGTTCTTAGATTCTTTTTACTAAAGCCTACACAGGTCAGTTAATACCTGCTATACTTTGCTGGAAAAGTGCTTCTCAAAATATTCCGAGAAAGAGGATCAACATTTCAACCTTTTTACAGCAGCCTGAGACACACGATTGTAAAGTGCTCAGCACCCAATTTGAAATGAATGCTCTGTCTCTTGCAATAACCAGGAGACACacatctttgtttcttttcttagCTGAAATATGCATTAGTTTGAGttgaaaaaaacagttggatCACTGtatgctttgtttttgtactgtgGCACTACAGGGGTCTTCTAGGTTTAATATTGCCTTCATctttttgtataaaaaaaatgttcagatcATTGGCAGTtgttaaagaaatgttcaaCTTCAATGTTTTCTTAATAAATGGGCAAATTTGCTCGGTCCAgtgctttattttctcttttctctatgTTTATTAGAAGAAACTAAGGAACTTGTCTTACTCAACCCTGCCAGCCTTGGTTTGGTTTGGTATGACCACTTATCCTGCACTTGTGGCCAAAATGGCTGGTAATCAGCGAAACATACATTCAGATTCCTTTCAGTTCCTTTATCCCATAGACTAGAACAGAGAAGTTGGTATTTTATAAACTCTGTATTAAATATAAAGTAATTTGGCAAAGCCAGAGTTCTGAGGTCTATTGTATGATTCAGCCTCTTAAAAGTTATTCTGATTACacaagttttttgtttgcagtaaaatGACACACTGATGAAAAGCGTAGCAGGCTAACGTAAGTAACTTTCAGCTAGGGATGCGATATATTGGTTTCAAGACATACCACGATTTGAAGATTGCTGACTATTGTGCCATGTCCATTTTCTTCACTTCTGTATTGAACTCTACCGCATTAGtgttaaaacaatatattttctCAGATCCATATCAGTGGCGATACCGTTGAGATGATTATCACACCAAGATGTTTCATACCATTGCATCTCTTTGATTACAGGAATTCATTTGTTCATTCGTTCAacagtgtagtttttttttttttttgtaaaccaCACCCATCCTTATAAATATTCTGTTTAAAATACTATTTGTCGCAGTTGCAGAAATTAAGATCCacagttcacaaaaaaaatatattcctGAGGTGATTCTTCACATTTTTTGGCTTTATCCTCCAATTAAAGTGCAATCTTATTCCAGTGTCGGCTGAATATTGAGACAACTTCCAGGATTCTTCATGAAGAGTTCACAATAGTGGCTCTACTAAGTGGATCCAATTTGTAAAGCCCAAAACCGAGGCACACTGGCTCAGTCAGTTCAGCTTTAAACTCGTGCAGCCGTGTGATCGTGGACTCCATGGAGCTGAACGTGATGTTGCCTTTCCCAAAATCAACCATCACAGCTATGCGGTTGCTCTTCAGGGTCGCagagacaacttttttttctctattgtGGTAGGCCAACAGCTTGCCTTTGCCGTCGTGTGTGAGGCTCCAGGACAGCGCGTTCTTCCCAAAGgggctgttgttgttcttgcgTTGGATGCTCTTGTAGGACACGGCGATGTCCCAGTATCCCTCGGCCTCCACCTCCCAGATGTGGGTGCCAGTGGAGAAGCACCGCTCGGAGAGGACCTGCGGGGCTTCGTCAAAGCGGCTTTTACTGGCGGGATAGTTCAGCCTGGTTTTCACTCTCTCGGCTGTTCGGAGGTCAGCGGAGACTCCAAGGAATGGACTGGCTGTGTCCACGTCCAGGATGTGAAttgctgagagacagacaatTTGGGTTTACATGCACTGTTTTGATCCTAGCTCAGTTTATATTACATGCCCATGTTGAGTACAGAGGTGACTGGCAAAACTTCACACAGGGATTCTGTAGCTGATGGTGGGGAACATGTCAgcaggtcattttttttctttaccttctGTCAGCAGATGTTTCTGGCTCTTCACAGGACTCTCAGCCAGGAGTTCTGTGGAGAGGATTTCCATTGGACAAAAAGAGAACAGGTTAGCTGAGAACTTAAAGAGGTTGCTGTCAGTGGGGGCATCAGACAATAGTGACCACTGATGTCAGCTTATGTCCTCAACAAAGTGTCTGAACGATGACATGCTTCAGAAGCacctttattctgttttaaatatTAACCTTCTAACTAACTAGCAAATAAGTCTATTTCCCCAAATATTGACCTGTTCCTTTAACACCCTCTTTACATATTAAGGCTGTAccaaatgtcactttttttttttttacattcaaagctTGGTTCAAGGATTTGGAACATAATCACCCTAATCTGTCATAATCACcctaaaaaagtaataatagcGATTAACTCCTCAATTTAAATAATGATTTGTTGGATTCAATTAATGCATCTTAAACTTCCTTTAATAAATATAACCTGCCAGTTTTGCCAGCAGGATGCAGGAAAATCCAATTAAGTAAGTCTTACATTGCTGCTAGACCACCCTGTTACAGGAGTGGGCGTCCCTGGGTTAGGGTACCTGAACACCAACAAATATGGACTAAACCAAAATATTGTTAGATTaatacaagttgtaaagttttgggttttttttacttttagacTACTAGGCTCTGGAGTTATCGGAAATGTCTGGATCACACCAGTGGAAACAATCCCAGACAGAataaaaggaaatcaaaaagGACTTGAATATTGATTCAGAATTCAAATGTCAATGTTATGAATGAGGCTTCAAGGCTTCGATTTGGCCATGTTACATTACCACTAGCCAACGTCACACTGCGTCATAGTAGGTTATCATTAATCACTAATCATAAATGTCTTGTATTTGCTGTAGTCACGTAAGCAGGCAGGAGTTTGTATCTTAGGCCTTCCCTCTTACCTGCAATGGTGGAATAAATGTGATGCACGCGGTTCTGCTGCTTATCCAGTGCTGCTGTTAGCATCTTGTTTTCCACAGAGTAGTTGTATGCTGGTTGGGAACAAGGACGGACATCAATGTGTGCACGTATACACataccacacatacacataccaTCCAAGGAAGGTTTGCTCTTACTTACCGTAATACAGAACAATGAACCACAGAAAGAGCAGCACCATTGTAACACTGTTGATGAGTGAGTCAGAAGAGTTCAGCTTCTGTCAGGACAAAAGAACATATTAGATCTGGAAAGTGTAGCAGTCAGTTTGCAAACCTTTCAATGTCAAAGATAGAGAATTTGGTACACAGAGCATACCGCAtgtctgagctgttcttgcAGTTTTTTGACAGACTTATTGGTTTCTGTCATTTGAAGCTTCAGCGTTTCGAAGCGCAGGTCCATGTACTCCTGTTGAAtgaaggacacaaacacacacacacacacaaccaatttcttaaatgtgaagatttgttATTCAAAGAAGCAATTTAATGAAGTTACTTTGAACTCTGGgacattacatttttcagaaatgtttgacCTTTTATAGACTAAACGATTGATTGTTTAGTCAGGAAATTAATCACCAGATTAATCGATGActaaattaataattaattgcAGCCCTACACGGCATGACTCTGTAATGAGTGATGGCTGACTTTTACGACAGGGTGAATAAACGGGGAGGATAGTTGAATGTCCGGCTTCAGATTCCCACAGACTAGAAAATCCTGTTTCTCCGCAGCGCAGTCTCTGATAGGAATTCCCCAGTCTCTTTACGAGAAACTGTTACCATCAAATCTTCACTTTGAAGATAAGATTTCTTACTGATATCATAATGCATACTCACAGTCAGCTGTCTCCGTATGACATTGGAGGCCTCGGTGGACATGTTTTGCTTCTTGCTCTCCAGGGCGCACATGTTGCAGATGTAGCGTCCGGATGCGTTGCAGTAGTACCTCAGCACCGCGTCCTCGTGCTGTGGGCATTTCCGCTCGCTGAGGTCACCCAGAGGCTTGACCAAGGGGTGTCCCGTGAACACTGGCAGCTCCATGTGGTCTTTGATGTGCTCTTTGCACAGCGCCACCTCGCACTTCAGACACGTTTTAAAggctgggtttttttctgtcacgCAGTAGTCGCAGAACACATTTTTGGTCTGTTTGTCCTACGGATAAAAATCAGATATTGATATGTTGGAAAaggtgtgttttgcatttgactGTTAATGAAGATGAGTTTCACATTCCAGAACTTTTAGTTCCGTTTAAAGTGGCACCTTACCTTCCTCTTCTTGCTTTCCCTGAAGTTCTCTGTGATGTTGGTTAGCGTGTAGCTCTTCTGTAGCCCAATGGCAAATCCAAAAAATCTCCTGCAGTCTGGGCAACGGAAGGGCATGTCTGAAGAGTGGTCCCTCATGTTTTCCAGACAGCCCATACACATGCTGTGTCCACAGGGCAGCTGATGGGGATCCTTGAAGATGTCCTGGCACACTGGGCACCTCAGCATCTCCTCAAGCTTCTTCTCGGTGTATTCCATTTTTGACGCCCCTTCTACAAAGAGTGTCAGTGAGTGTCAAAagagcagacaggagggagTTAACTGCAGAGAGTGTACGCCACACAGCAGCTTCCTATTTCGTTTGCTATGAATGAACCATGAGCCTGAGCACGAGCTCACAGAAGCATGAGGAACAATGATTCCTACCTTTTCAGTTAAAGCTGAGTAAAGCCGTCAGGATggcttctcttctttctcctttacACACCTTGCTAAAAGTGAAAGCAGAGCTGACTTTATATTTGTACTTCCTGGAGGGGCGGAGCCTAATAGGAGGAGGATCCAAAGTAACTTGGATGAGATACATTAATTTCAAAGAGGAATACAGGAATGCATAATCAAAATATTGCTGTGTGAATTTACAAAATAAGAATCGCATCTATTATTCATATGGAGAGTAAAAACAAAGTtgcactatgtagctttggGCAAGAAAATCTTGAGCCCTTCACTGACTGACTTATTTATGCctaaccaaacaaaacaaacccttcATGCTTccatggctgaataaactgaataaataaactgaccatAAAGGTCAACAAAATTTCATACCATTTTAtgcagtgtgtttatatgtggcggaccctgccacctttcttcttcaaacagtgttctggggagcttatttttctctgataTCAGCTTCTTGATGCAATTATGGAAAAATAAtagatttctgagtttgtattattacctcaataaTGTTGcaaatattacagttattagCTTAATTTCATTATGCAAAATGACGTAGTATCCCTTTAATATTTACTACCCTAAACGAAAAGAAAAAGCCACAGCGACGCCAGCAAAGTTACTGGTAGTTTCCAGCCGGTCAGTCCAATCTGTAacacctgtgtgagtgtgcgtacCGTGGCTGTGTAGGAGCTACATctgtttacactgtaaaaaatgtcatttaatgcAACCAGTATATCTCTAATGAGAAGTCAACATAAAAtactgtctttgtgtctcttctctgtCCACCAAAGACCCTGTTACGTTAAACTGGTCGTCGTTTTAACAACCTTTTCAGTGACAAACTTGCGTCAGAACTCGCTAAACTGAACATGTCTGTACTTACGTATTTAGCGTATTCTTTCCGTTTCTCCCGTGTCCAGCGACGTGCGTTCATccgctcacaaacacacaagaacaagtCTTTCGTCATGACAGTCACTTTAGCAGTTTTAGTATGTAATGACATTTAGCGGTGGATTATCTTTTAACTTAGATACGTTACATCCGTTGCTAACGTGAAAACCTGCTAACAACTAGTTTAGCATGACTTTCCGTGGCGCAGATCCAGATAAGAACTAACGCAGCACAAGTGAGGCCATAAATGCAGCTAAGCTACTTCATCTCTACCTCTTCACCTAGTTCGGCCTAAAACTGACTGCCTCGCCCCCTCCATGACAACgccacacttcctgtttacatcacCCAAAGCATCACGGGAACCCTAGTGACAAAATCAGACTAATTCCCAAATAGTGTGAAAAGAATTTCATTGGAATGACAAAAATCCTGGAAACAAGTTCATACACAAGTCCTCTACACATCCATGTGCATGCATTTAATGTGTGTACACAGTGTGTCTCACATGGCAGGTCCTGGCATTTCAGAGAAGTAATGACTTTACTAAAAGTGCCTTAGCTGTTCTTTAAAGCACTGGTAAATTATTAACTATTAGCTAAGCCATTAGCAACAAACTAAAATCCATGTTAGGCGCTTTATCGTAACATCATACTGTACCCTTGTTTCATGCTGAATCTGTATTGTGAGggttcacaaaacaaaataacccAAACTGTGTGTGCCACaatatctttttcttttttattaaaacagaatgaaaatgcTGTCAAGCAACAGACATTTAAGAAGATGAATACAgacatttgtcagtgtgtaGTATCCGTGTTAAGGTATataaaactttttattttcaaaacacttctAAAAAAGAGGCCCAAGGATCACATTTGTTTCACCATATGTACACTTCATAGAATGGATATCTTTACTAAGTACTTTATCATTAATGCTAGATTTCCAAGCATAGTCAGCATGGACTGCCTTAAACATGTAAGTCATGAAAGAGAGAAGTCTACATACATTCAGGAAAACAATCAACCATCATAATCAAACACTTTTTGACAAGAGACGTTAGTATAAGAAAAACTTGATATATCAAGAATATATACATcaaaaacgaaaaacaaaaaaaacaaaatcactgcaTGTGCTTTATATAAAGGGAAAGCCTGGCAGGTaaacatctgtattttgccCCACCACCCAGTTACCAGATATCTTCTATCCgtaaataaaagcataaatgATACCACTGTGTTCCAACCCGTTACAAGACAATCTTCTCTGTGGAGCAGCAGAGTACTTCAGCTTGTACTGTTTGTAGTATGTGTTGTGAACAGTGCTTGGTTAAGGGATTACATGCAGACCGATCATGTGTTTCTCAAAAGGTCCAATGCTAAAAACGTGTCAAGTAGTAGTGTATAATTCTTGCACACAGTTTCAGTCCTTTTAATGGTCCGCAAAATATGGCAAGGACTAAAAAACACGCAAAATCATTACAAAGCCATAAAAAAATCTCACATCATAATGCGACTCCGTGGTTTTCTTAAAATATAATCTTTCTGGAATGACTAAGTATCGAGAATCAATCTGGGTCctggtttctgtttctcttatAGCTTGAACTATACTTATCTCAGAACCTCCATTGGCCCCTCTACAAATACAATacagtgttttcagtctgagGTAGAAAATGGCACAACCACTGCCAACAGCCACTTTTTCTACGGCTACATGCCAGCGATCATCCTGAATGACGGAACAAAGAATTCACACTGATGTTTTTCCAGGTTTCTCATGATCCTGAACATCTTGCCACAAGTGATGCAGCTGAAAggcttctctcctgtgtgaaaccTCAGGTGCGCTTTCAGATTGTCTCTCAGACGGAAGCTTTTGTTGCACTGTGTGCACAAGTGCGGCCTCTCCCCCGTGTGGAACCTCAGGTGGCGCCGGAGGCTCTTCCTCAGTGCAAATGTCTTCGAGCACTGCGTGCAGGAGTAGGGTTTTTCTCCGGTGTGAAACCGCGCATGCCGGCGGAGAATCTTCCTCCGCTTAAACGTCTTCCCACAGATGTTGCAAGCGTATCCATTGCGAGTGTGGGTGACTACCTTCGCGAGCCGCCAAACGCCATCTCCACAGGGGGTGAAGCAGCAGAGCCGATGGCCTGTGTGAGGACCCTGGTGGCGGCGAAGGTCTTTGGGAATAGGTCGATCTCTTTTGTGCTTAGCATCATCCTGAACTTTAATCTCTGACTCAGGCACTGTGAGCACATTCACCAGTTGTACTGCGCAGGGAAGCGTCAGCTTTTGGTCAGGAGAAGTCAGTTTCAGTTTAATGTGGAGattgtctttttcctcctttggcGTATGGATTCGCTCCCAAACCCCAGCTTGAGCAGGAGTAGTGGCTCCATCAGACGGGGACGGACTGTAGGCGGTGCCCTTGGCGGTGCTGACACAGGCTGGCTGAGGCTCGGCTTGGACAGGCTTCTCTGAACTGTCGGGGTTGAGAGCTGAAGACTCCTGCTTGAGGAGCAGTGGGCAAACGAACTTCACCTTCTCGCCAGAGATGATATTGTGTGTATCTGGTTGGATCACAAGAGGCTTCTGTTTTGGTGGAGAGCTTTGCGTCGATCCGTGCAGTAAcgtctctgtccatgtctctGCAGAGACTGAAAGAGATACAGATGCACTTTTAGTTATATTGTTAGACATTGTTTTCTTATTCCGCTTCAACATCCCTCCAAATCTATTCTAATCTAGTTGTAATCCCACAGAACAGAATTAAACCCTTGCCAGACATGTAATATGTACCACTGCTGGTTTCATCCATCATATTTGCTTGTTTCAGCCTTGATATTAATCTAATGGCTGTTTGTGATGTTGAAAATCAGCAATTTAAGCTGTTTGTGTGGCTAACAAATCAGAAAAGCACTGCATCAGAGTGATATTCTCATTGTGCCTCATTTTGCTGTCTGTTTCCACCTGCCAAA
Above is a window of Acanthopagrus latus isolate v.2019 chromosome 21, fAcaLat1.1, whole genome shotgun sequence DNA encoding:
- the LOC119011138 gene encoding E3 ubiquitin-protein ligase TRIM47-like; translated protein: MEYTEKKLEEMLRCPVCQDIFKDPHQLPCGHSMCMGCLENMRDHSSDMPFRCPDCRRFFGFAIGLQKSYTLTNITENFRESKKRKDKQTKNVFCDYCVTEKNPAFKTCLKCEVALCKEHIKDHMELPVFTGHPLVKPLGDLSERKCPQHEDAVLRYYCNASGRYICNMCALESKKQNMSTEASNVIRRQLTEYMDLRFETLKLQMTETNKSVKKLQEQLRHAKLNSSDSLINSVTMVLLFLWFIVLYYAYNYSVENKMLTAALDKQQNRVHHIYSTIAELLAESPVKSQKHLLTEAIHILDVDTASPFLGVSADLRTAERVKTRLNYPASKSRFDEAPQVLSERCFSTGTHIWEVEAEGYWDIAVSYKSIQRKNNNSPFGKNALSWSLTHDGKGKLLAYHNREKKVVSATLKSNRIAVMVDFGKGNITFSSMESTITRLHEFKAELTEPVCLGFGLYKLDPLSRATIVNSS
- the si:rp71-1g18.1 gene encoding zinc finger protein 585B, giving the protein MSAGVVNLQAEVESVLGALVKAATVELTKLFESRYGASVLDVDVGLNNTKRENETLETLDSLSAGDTKRSIGVQVDGDMYSQLEPCGAPLLSDANCLGENREEEEEEMVGLIPSEILAAVDNGLVDPAWSSLKEKDVGETVDMVEFARLENELPNHSEPPTEVVLKVSAETWTETLLHGSTQSSPPKQKPLVIQPDTHNIISGEKVKFVCPLLLKQESSALNPDSSEKPVQAEPQPACVSTAKGTAYSPSPSDGATTPAQAGVWERIHTPKEEKDNLHIKLKLTSPDQKLTLPCAVQLVNVLTVPESEIKVQDDAKHKRDRPIPKDLRRHQGPHTGHRLCCFTPCGDGVWRLAKVVTHTRNGYACNICGKTFKRRKILRRHARFHTGEKPYSCTQCSKTFALRKSLRRHLRFHTGERPHLCTQCNKSFRLRDNLKAHLRFHTGEKPFSCITCGKMFRIMRNLEKHQCEFFVPSFRMIAGM